The genomic stretch TGGGAAATCAGGTTTAGGTGAATTACTGTGGCATGCTTTATATAAGACTGTAAGCTCACCTGTAATTAAGTATGTCAGTTCCTTCCCAGTTGCTCGGGGCTGCCAAATCTACTGCATCTTAGTAATTGTGTTCACCACattttttatggtaaatatgttaattaatggTCATTTGAGACAAGTATTCCTGCTTTTAGGAAATAACTTTCTTGATGGCTGTAGTGTGCAGACCTTTTGAACTCTTCACCCTTCCTTAACTGTGGTGTTTGATGCCTAATAACCTGCATGCTTCACTGTTTTTTGAAAGAACCTTCGTTTGCTTTTCTTACTGCTATCAGAAAAAGACTTAACTTGATTAAGCAGTGCGGCCATTGATCTATGCCTTTTTGTCTAGATACGTCAGTGTATGCTACAGTATTTACACTAATGGTGCTACGAGAATTGATGAATGGCCAAAGCTTGTAAATGCATGTTGCACATGtggatctttttatttttgggttgatTATGACATTATCATTGAATTTGTAACACCATGATTGTCAAAGGTCGACTCTTTGTCAATGAAAAGCATTTCCTTTTGTCTACCGTAACAAATTTGTAGAGAAAATCTGTGATCTTTCCTGTTAAAGTTCGCATATCTGCTGCTAAATGATAGTTTCTttgatggttatttttttcacattttcttcATATCTTTGATTGTTTGCCAGGAATGGGAACAAAAGTGCAGTGTGAAAGTTACTTCCCTGGACATTTCTCAATGAGGGATCTTAATGAGGATTCTAACAGTTGTAGCTGGTCCCTGTTCTATGGAGATAAAAACTTTACAAATGGGCAGTACTACAATGGTCTCTTGCCTAGGGTCATTGCAGATGCTTATCCAGGGAACGATAAGGATGTAGTAAAGCAGACAATGCTTGAGCATGAGGCCATATTTAAGAGACAGGTGCGTATCATTTTAAGTCAAGTGATGTGAACTGTATTCCATTTGTATGCTACAAACCTAAAACTTTCTTTCTTCCCTCTGTTATCCAGCTCCATGAACTTCACCGTATATACAGAATACAGAGGGACttaatggatgaaattaaaaggaaagaactacttaaaaatcaattgccTGTTGAGACATCATTTTCATCTAGCCCTTTAGCTTCCCAGATTACATCCGAAGATGCTCGTAAATGGCATATGCGTAGTTTCCCATTGGCAAATTCAATATGTGCCAGACCATCCACATCTGGCATTGAAGATATTCATTCTCCTTTGAGCTCTTTGAAAGGAAGCAGTGCACAAGCTAGTCCCTTGCCATCTCAAAACAGTGGAGCTTCAAAAGATGTGGAGATTCTAGAGTCCAGACCATCAAAGGTGAGAAGAAAGATGTTTGATCTTCAGCTTCCAGCTGATGAATACCTAGATACTGAAGAAGGGGAACAATTAAGGGACGAAAATGTATCTGGAATTTCAAGTTATGTGTCCAACAGGAATCCTAAAATTGCATCTCAGAATGAAAGAAATCTTTTTCTTGGCAATGGTGGGAAGAATAATTGCCAAGGAGATGCATCAAGATCTGAGTCATGTTTAAGGAGCCCAGTTGATGTGGGTGACTTGAACAAGCCTATCGAGGTTGAAGAGGCAAATGCTTCTGCATATGTTGATATTCTAGGTTGCACCTCCTCCCAAGCAGTGAGCCAAGGACATGAACTAGCTTCTAAGCCAAAACAAGAGCTTCTAGGTTTTCACAAGGAAAGTTCAGCAAATTTCCATTACAGGAGTGACAATGGGGCTCTCAATAGTCCACATTTGCAACATAATGCCAACGGAAAATGTTGGTTTCCACATACACTTGACTCAGGCAAGGTTTCCTCACAAAATTACGATTTAGTTCTTTGATTTCATTCAAAATCTTCATTACACCAGCTTTCATTATtgtaagttgtttttatttgtttatggtGGAGCTAGTGAATATCATGCACAGATATTTTAGGAAGTGTTTGCTGTTTTTTCCATGTAAAGTTTTCATAACTCGTACCAAATAAAAAGGTGGCATAATGATAGAGAACCATATATTtagtccccccccccccccaagaaGCTTGTCATGGATTGATCTACCttttggaaaatggttttacTCACTTGGCAAGGTGGTTAGGCCAACTATAAGTTTGctgaggtttttttcttttcgaatTTAGCATTTTTGGCAATGTTCTTGCAATTGTTTCCTTTGGTTCTATTGATTCTCATATGTTGCTGTCTCAATTTGCAGGGCAcagcaaaaataatttgaagtctGCTTCTCCAGAAAAACCTACCTCTTCCCAGCCAATGCAAGTTCTGTTTAGTAAAACTCATGAATCTCCTACCTTTTTTCTAACTGATCAAGGCAAGATTGATCTGTTGAGAGAGAGAACAGCTCGTGGTTTAGAACTTTCTGAAAGAAATCACGAGATCTCCAATAGTAACTATTCAGAGTCAGTTGTTGCTTCTCATATACCCAGTCCATATCCAATTGGTCCTCCTTCTGATGTGGGAAAGTTCTGGCGTCACTCTGTTTCCTCCTGGGAAAAGTCTGCTGTTAGCTTAAGCCAGAAACCAATGTCAGTTCAAACGCACCCGTATTTGAATTCATCTGCAACTTTGAGTAGGAGCTCACAGTCATCAACTCAGAGCCATGGGTTTTTAGGAGACCAATGGAATTATAACAGAAATTCTACATCTAACCCAAGCTTTGTTTGTGAAATGCCCAACCGAGATGGATTTTACCATGGGTCCTCATCAGGGTCCAAGGAACCATCAGTTCACCTTCCTTCAGGAAACTATGAGATTTGGAACTGTGCTGGTACTAACAATAGAGCATCTGGGCATTTCATCAATCACAGTTCAGCAAACTTCTACAAGAGTCCAAATTGTATGGACTCGAAGCTGGCTAGGGATGTGAACTTGAATGCAGTGCTTTCGAACAGCTCATCGAACAAGGTGGCACACCAGCAGCAAGGTATTGAAGTTATAGATTTAGAAAGAAAGCATGAGGATCATCTCGCAGCTTTGCCTTGGCTTAAAGCTAGGCATGCTTGTAAGAATGAGGGCACCAAGGGGATGGATTTAAATATGGGGGAATCAACTTTCTTATCTTCTCTGAATCAATTACAAGATAAGAGTGAAATTGGAAAGGTTCCTAATCAAATAGCTGTTCAGAAAATGAATTTGGCTTCCTGTCCTAATGTTGTTGAGACCAGTGTGATTCAAGGTAGCGACTCAAGCTGcaaaaaaaatcttgggtttcCAATTTTTGAAAAGCCTCGTATTCCTAAGAATGAGTCTTCTTCCTTCACCTTTTCTTCTGTGGCCCTTCCTCAGCTATCTGAAGAAGTGGAAAATAGCAAGAAAAATAAGGTATTTGATATAAACTTACCTTGTGATCCAGCTGTTCCTGACTTGGCTCAACAGACTGCAGAAGAAATTGTGGTTGTTGCAAAAGAACCAGCTACAAAAGTTGCCAATTTCAGATGCCAGATTGACTTGAACTCTTGCATCAATGATGATGAAATTTCTCTGATGCCTTCTGTTCCAGTCTTCAGTGCAAAGATTGTTGTAGGAATAGATTTGGAAGCCCCTGCAGTTCCTGAGATTGAGGAGAATATCATTTCCAGAGAAGAAAAGGCACATGAAGCGGCTTTACAGTCAACAGAGCACAGAGTTGAAATCCCAACCGATGAACTTATCAGAATAGCAGCCAAGGCAATAGTTGCCATTTCATCAACTAGTTGCCAGAATCATTTGGATGATGCCACTCGCAATCTGCGTGAAGCTTCTATGACAGACCCTCTTCATTGGTTTGTGGAGATAGTTTCATCTTGTGGAGAGGATCTAGAGAGCAAGTTTGATGCTGTTTCAAGAGCCAAAGATTGCGAGGGTAATTTGGAGACATCATGGGAAGTAAGTGATTACTTTGAGTCGATGACTTTGAGATTGACAGAGACCAAGGAAGAAGACTATATGCCCAAGCCATTGGTTCCAGAAAACCTGAAACTGGAAGATACAGGAACCACTCCTGTACCAACACGAACCCGAAGGGGCCAGGGAAGAAGAGGAAGGCAACGGAGGGACTTCCAGAGGGACATTCTTCCTGGCCTTGCCTCACTCTCGAGACACGAGGTGAGAGAAGATCTTCAAACATTCGGAGGGATGATGAGAGCCACAGGTCATCCTTGGCATTCAGGATTAACGAGACGGAACTCCACTAGAAATGGTTGTGCAAGGGGGGGACGGCGCCCGCTGGTTAGCCCCTCACCTCCAGTGACAGCAAGCCCACCTTGCACTCCACTAATTCAGCAGCTTCATAATATTGAAGTGGGACTGGAGGACAGAAACCTAACAGGGTGGGGGAAGACAACTAGACGCCCCCGCCGGCAAAGATGCCCCGCAGGTAATCCTCCATCCCACCCTTTAACCTAATTACAGGAAGAGACTTTCATTTGTCAATTCATAGTTTATAGAGGGAAGCAGAAAGTTTGTTTCTATGACGCTGGGGATTGAGTTGTTGTGATCCATTGGGGACTCCTTGTACATTTAGCCCATAATCTAGGTCCCCTTGATTCTGTCTTTGGGTGGTAACCAACTTTATAttattcataaataatattGCGTGATTTCTTCCAGGATGTATACCAGCATTCTTGAGCTGTGTATGCTCATTGAATTATTGAACAGTCCTCGGATAGATTACCTCAGGAATGTTCAAACAAttctacgtttttttttttttttttttaaagtgaaacaTGCCAATCGTAAACCAAGTTTTTTGAAATACCTAGAAATACTTGTACTCTTCTAGTAATTGGGGGACAGGGTGTCCTTTAAGGAGAGATCTTCATGCATGGAGGGATAAAGTTTCTCAAAAACTATGCTTCTAAGAAGCACCATGCTATTGCCTGTTTAACATCAACACGCATCTACAACAATACACTGCAACAACCCCAGCGAAATAAATTGAGAACTAAGAGATTATTTTCTAAATCTCCAGGCCAATATTGGCTATTGAATTAGGAGGCCTGGATGTATATTAATGGCGGTTGGGTGCATTTGTTATGCCACAAGGCACAAACACGTTTAGGAGACAAAAGGGCAGAAGCATCCTTAAATCGTGGGTTGTGGCTTGTGATAACAACAAGCAAGTGGTTCTATGTATAATATCTGATTGCATGCCTTTTTATAGATACATCGGTGATTTTTGTTCCGATTCTCACCCACCTGGGCTGATATTCtgatacaaataataaaaggtAAAAGCTAGTAATTAGTTGTGCTTCTGTTGATTCTATTTATCACGCAGATGAATGCCACGTTTTCACTAACAAGTATTCCCAATgtgtgtgtttttcttttaaaaaaggatCATCTTAATCTTTTGCagatgaagcaaaaaaaataagaataaaaagtaAAGATCCTTCAGGAGTAGTATTTTGACACAATTTTTATAACCTTTTGATTTCATGAACTAAGCTAGCGTTCATTTCCCTGATGAaagaatttctttctttcttatagTTAGGGTCACATCCACTTGAAATCCTTATTTTTAGAATGAAAAGGGGAAATTGTTTGAACAGAGCCTAAGCTTTTGTAGGCAGCAGAAGAGTGAAGCGTGTTGTTGCTCCCGTTGCCGTTGGTTCATAGATATGATGTTGGAGCTGTCTGAAAGGAATGGATGATCACATCAACCTGTTCCCAAAAAAAATCTCCATGTCTGTCATAATGTATGTggttatcataataataataataataataataaatctttaaaatttataacatttaTATATGGTTTTCGGGACAGGtaaattgctaaatttttttaaacaatattcaaattgatttgatatggcATTATCAATTTaatgagtttaaaaatattttaaaacaccaataaaaacttaatttgaccataaaaatccaagaccatgtttttttttaaatattaaaataataaaatattagatcAATTTAAACCAATTCAGATTAACCTACTAAATCTCTTATCTAGattatgagattatgataacctcatgtaaaacttaattttcaatcaatttaattttaaataataaaactaaaaatataaaattgatttaagttgACTTGTCAAACTCGTAATCTGGGTTATAAGATTAATATACttcatagaaaataataaaaaaataacccaagtcAACTAGGATTAATCTGTCAAACCCGCAATCAAGATCATGATATTGTAATAACCCCATTGAAATCATATCAAAACAAGTTATGgaactcaattttcaataaattcattgttggataatgaaattaaaaaaaaaatccatctaaaaacaatacacaataaaacaacataaGTCTACAcaaaaataacatgtaaaaCATGTGaccaaagtaattaaatttagatAACCTCATAACAAgcaaacataaataaatcatgaagtctgattcttaatcaacctaatgttaaataataataataaaaaaataccacttaaaaaagataaaataaattaagtcaaTTGTGTTAATGTGCTAAACTTCCAACCCgagtcatgagatcgagataacctcttggaaagtaaatcaaattaaatcataaagcttaattcatgattaaccaatattgaaagatgaagttgaaaaaaaaaatatcaattaaaaaacaaaaaaaactcgagtcaattgAGTTAAACTGTTAAACTTGTGACACTTTTTATAAGACCGAGCTAATTATGTATAAAGcaaatcacaataaaattatggaacttattttttcataaaccaaatgttaaatgtatgagattagaagaagaaatgtagatttagagaaaaaaaaaaaaaccaaaggcaaagaaaaaatatattattgaaatgaataatattttgtaagatGGTGCACAATAAAAGGCACCACTCTACCTCTTTTAGTTTACTGTTAGCAGTTAGACTATTTTATCCGCATACACTGCAAgtcagataaatttttttaatataaaaaaatatttaggtattGCTAACGTGTtttctaatatgaaaaaaattaactgtgAGCGTTGATCCTATATGACACGGTCAACTTGACGGGTCAAAAAATAACCCAGATAATCGTTAAACACATAATTTGACGAATAAAATTAAAGacgatatgtttttttaatattgagattaaAACATATTAGACCGACCCAGATTTACCtggattaacttgttaaatatgTGACCCATATCAAGGGACCAAGATaaccctttaaaaaacaaattataaaactcaatttctaattaactcaatactgaaggatgaaattaataacaaaaaaaaaaaaatcaagaaacaaacaaCTCGATTAAACTCAGATTAACCTGTAAAGCTTACAACCCAGGTTAAGTAACCGAGTtaactcatataaaataaataaaaataaattataaaatttaatttataatcgaCTTAGTAttgagggattaaattgaaaaaaaattaattaaataatagatacaaaaaaaataacccaaatcaACCTatattaacctatcaaactcaTAATCTATATAATAAGatcataataatttcataaaaagtaaactgaaagaaattttaaaacataatcccaaatcaagtaaatattaaaaaataaagttaaaaaaattaattataaaaataaaaaatttaaattaacccATAAAATTCATAACTTGTTGTGAGATCACGGAAAAACAAACCcattgaagaatgaaaaaataaaaataaattccaagTAAACAGTTATTTGCGAGAAGGTTAAAAGTAAATTTCCTCGGTTTATGTTAATTTTCACCGGAACTCCTTTCCTTTTCcactgctatatatatatatatatatatatatataaaggacaaGAAAAGGACAGACACGTAGGAGCAGCAAAAGTTGGGTGTGTTTTGGTTTTTCTGCATGAGATACGAAACGATTGGTAAAGCATAGTTTCGTATCGTCATGCAGAAAAACCAAAACACACCTATCTTTCGCGTGCTGCTGCTCATCCTTGCCTGTCCTTTTCTtgtcctttttatatatatatatatatatatatatatatatatatatatatatatatatatacatatacatacatcCACTTTGACTTTGTTCCTTATTTGATAAGAGAGCTCGCATTGCATTCCTTCCTGCCCCCTCGTGTTTTTGTTTATCTATTCTTTATTCCACTTAAtttctctcttaatttttttatagcaacGAGATCCTCTCCACTCATATCCTTCGTTCTatattattagtattaaaacttaaaatattatttctcctttttacCACCCTTCACGAGGACAGGCCacagtccaaaaaaaaaaagaaaagaaaaggaaacatttGACAATTGAATAA from Populus alba chromosome 8, ASM523922v2, whole genome shotgun sequence encodes the following:
- the LOC118062522 gene encoding uncharacterized protein, producing the protein MGTKVQCESYFPGHFSMRDLNEDSNSCSWSLFYGDKNFTNGQYYNGLLPRVIADAYPGNDKDVVKQTMLEHEAIFKRQLHELHRIYRIQRDLMDEIKRKELLKNQLPVETSFSSSPLASQITSEDARKWHMRSFPLANSICARPSTSGIEDIHSPLSSLKGSSAQASPLPSQNSGASKDVEILESRPSKVRRKMFDLQLPADEYLDTEEGEQLRDENVSGISSYVSNRNPKIASQNERNLFLGNGGKNNCQGDASRSESCLRSPVDVGDLNKPIEVEEANASAYVDILGCTSSQAVSQGHELASKPKQELLGFHKESSANFHYRSDNGALNSPHLQHNANGKCWFPHTLDSGHSKNNLKSASPEKPTSSQPMQVLFSKTHESPTFFLTDQGKIDLLRERTARGLELSERNHEISNSNYSESVVASHIPSPYPIGPPSDVGKFWRHSVSSWEKSAVSLSQKPMSVQTHPYLNSSATLSRSSQSSTQSHGFLGDQWNYNRNSTSNPSFVCEMPNRDGFYHGSSSGSKEPSVHLPSGNYEIWNCAGTNNRASGHFINHSSANFYKSPNCMDSKLARDVNLNAVLSNSSSNKVAHQQQGIEVIDLERKHEDHLAALPWLKARHACKNEGTKGMDLNMGESTFLSSLNQLQDKSEIGKVPNQIAVQKMNLASCPNVVETSVIQGSDSSCKKNLGFPIFEKPRIPKNESSSFTFSSVALPQLSEEVENSKKNKVFDINLPCDPAVPDLAQQTAEEIVVVAKEPATKVANFRCQIDLNSCINDDEISLMPSVPVFSAKIVVGIDLEAPAVPEIEENIISREEKAHEAALQSTEHRVEIPTDELIRIAAKAIVAISSTSCQNHLDDATRNLREASMTDPLHWFVEIVSSCGEDLESKFDAVSRAKDCEGNLETSWEVSDYFESMTLRLTETKEEDYMPKPLVPENLKLEDTGTTPVPTRTRRGQGRRGRQRRDFQRDILPGLASLSRHEVREDLQTFGGMMRATGHPWHSGLTRRNSTRNGCARGGRRPLVSPSPPVTASPPCTPLIQQLHNIEVGLEDRNLTGWGKTTRRPRRQRCPAGNPPSHPLT